One window of the Archaeoglobus sulfaticallidus PM70-1 genome contains the following:
- a CDS encoding 50S ribosomal protein L40e: MARFPEAEARLFNVKICMKCNARNPIKATTCRKCGYKGLRPKSKERRGK, translated from the coding sequence ATGGCAAGATTTCCGGAAGCTGAGGCAAGGTTATTCAATGTCAAGATATGTATGAAGTGTAACGCCAGAAATCCAATAAAGGCCACCACATGCAGAAAGTGTGGTTACAAAGGACTCAGGCCGAAGTCCAAGGAGAGGAGAGGTAAGTAA
- a CDS encoding aldo-keto reductase family protein: MIPVVSVDGKELPVLIHGISPFMGAGQFGSRAEEYHRRFYSNPGLISQFFIYFSSKCYPCIHIAPYPPIIEAVELTAEVRSINVIATVEDESEIELIINFDPIIVFLHASVTDQLDIEKIRSFAESCHDLGIIPGIATHKPGYVLPKIDEIELVRAYMVPINPIGLYMEPSYDTALLAIENSKNSGKYIFGIKTLAAGRINPYKGFPFAFKYSDSIIVGFTELDQIDEACRIVKKIFEFSR; this comes from the coding sequence ATGATCCCGGTAGTCAGCGTGGATGGCAAGGAGCTACCAGTTTTGATCCACGGAATTTCCCCTTTCATGGGGGCTGGGCAGTTTGGTAGCAGGGCTGAGGAGTATCACAGGAGATTCTACAGTAACCCCGGCTTGATTTCTCAGTTTTTCATATATTTCTCATCGAAGTGTTACCCGTGCATTCATATAGCTCCTTATCCTCCAATAATTGAGGCTGTTGAACTGACTGCAGAGGTCAGGAGCATAAATGTTATTGCGACAGTTGAGGATGAAAGCGAAATTGAGCTTATAATTAACTTTGATCCGATAATAGTATTTCTGCATGCATCAGTAACGGATCAGCTTGATATCGAGAAAATACGATCTTTTGCAGAATCCTGCCATGATCTGGGTATAATTCCGGGAATAGCCACCCACAAACCGGGTTATGTTCTGCCAAAGATCGATGAAATCGAACTCGTGAGGGCATATATGGTTCCGATCAACCCAATTGGGCTGTACATGGAACCCTCATATGACACTGCACTCCTAGCAATAGAGAATTCAAAGAATTCCGGAAAATACATTTTTGGAATAAAAACCCTTGCTGCCGGGAGGATAAATCCCTACAAAGGATTCCCATTTGCTTTCAAGTACTCTGATTCGATAATAGTTGGTTTCACCGAACTGGATCAGATCGATGAGGCATGCAGGATTGTTAAGAAAATATTTGAATTCTCTCGATAA
- a CDS encoding MBL fold metallo-hydrolase, whose translation MKILEVSDELYLIDLPHERKGFRKFISTWVFKSNKKAFLVDVGTTKTVKLLVEALKYLGVEDVEFILLTHIHIDHAGGLGSFLEYYPNAKVVVHDKGKKHLINPERLWEGSLKVLGDIARMYGGIKPVPEKNIYEGDVEFEGTEVEVIATPGHAPHHNCYIYDRYIFVGEAIGVHHYLKTWDFYLRPATPPKFVYEVARESIEKIHDSGNFTACFGHFGYEEDSRKMAELAMDQMDLWVEVVQEIACKKGYRDEKEIIELSREELTKKDNLFSKISYLDEDIMDREDYFVNNTLSGIVGYVKERFCPD comes from the coding sequence ATGAAGATTCTTGAGGTCAGCGATGAACTATATCTGATCGATCTGCCTCACGAAAGAAAGGGTTTCAGGAAGTTCATCAGCACATGGGTCTTCAAAAGCAATAAAAAAGCCTTTCTTGTGGATGTCGGTACAACTAAAACCGTAAAACTCCTTGTTGAAGCTCTTAAGTATCTTGGGGTTGAAGATGTGGAGTTCATCTTGCTGACTCACATTCACATAGATCACGCTGGTGGGCTTGGAAGTTTTCTGGAGTACTATCCGAATGCTAAAGTTGTTGTACATGATAAGGGTAAAAAACATCTCATAAATCCCGAAAGGCTTTGGGAAGGAAGCTTAAAGGTCCTTGGAGATATCGCAAGAATGTACGGAGGAATCAAGCCGGTTCCCGAGAAAAATATATATGAAGGCGATGTTGAATTTGAGGGAACTGAGGTTGAGGTAATCGCAACCCCCGGACACGCGCCCCACCACAACTGCTATATCTATGACAGGTACATCTTCGTTGGAGAGGCCATAGGAGTTCATCACTACCTCAAAACATGGGATTTCTACCTACGGCCAGCCACACCACCTAAATTCGTGTACGAGGTTGCTAGGGAGTCAATAGAGAAAATACATGACAGTGGTAACTTTACAGCCTGTTTTGGGCATTTTGGATATGAAGAGGATAGCAGAAAGATGGCCGAACTGGCGATGGATCAGATGGATCTGTGGGTTGAAGTTGTTCAGGAGATTGCTTGCAAGAAAGGTTACAGGGATGAAAAGGAAATAATAGAACTTTCAAGAGAAGAGCTGACGAAAAAAGACAATCTCTTCTCGAAGATATCGTACCTTGATGAAGACATTATGGACAGAGAGGATTACTTCGTGAACAATACCCTCTCTGGAATCGTGGGTTATGTGAAGGAGAGATTCTGTCCGGATTAG
- a CDS encoding DUF5658 family protein — protein sequence MEVNPLMRWLISFNLPAYITLKIPSALILVLQIMAIRKGSQIWARRTAFVVVLLSLFPPLFNTANLLLL from the coding sequence GTGGAGGTAAACCCACTGATGAGATGGTTGATTTCATTCAACCTGCCAGCTTACATCACACTGAAAATTCCTAGTGCTTTAATACTTGTTCTACAGATAATGGCGATAAGAAAAGGAAGTCAGATATGGGCTAGAAGAACAGCATTTGTCGTTGTTCTTCTATCGCTGTTTCCCCCGCTGTTCAATACAGCCAACCTGCTTTTATTGTGA